GAAAACCGGCTTCTGCAAATATTTTGTAGACTGGTTCCGCTCCAACAGTTACTTTACAGGGATGGACAATATCTCCCGAGATCCCGGTCAGCTACAGAACTCCAGGGAAAACATCCCTGGAGCGACCGCTGACACTTCAGCCCCCCAACCCCGGCAGTTCGGCCGCTGGATTCGTAACATCATTCTGATCACACTGGGTCTCCTGTTCCTGTTCTACTTTCCGGTGATCAGTGAAACCTATTTTCGTTGCGCGATCTGTGGCATGAACCATACCGAAAAACGGGTTACCGCTTTCGGCTGGCTCATTTCAGCATGGGAGCGACCGAATGAATCCAGTGACTGGTATCAGGCGAATGTAGAACCAGTTCATCAGCATGTCTGGGTCCGTGGTACTTGTGCTGAAGGCAAAAGCGTTTTCGGCCAGACAGTATTAATGCAGCAAGTCTCCTCTCTTGCCTCGGGACCGTTCAGCTGGCTGTATCTGGGTAATTTCAAACTTATAGAATTCTATAAAGAAAGTCCGGACCCGGCTCGAGCCCGTGCTCTACTGCTGAAGCTGGCGTACTTTGAACCTGAAGGCTCCTCTGAAAGGAAAGTACAAGATGAAATCTTTTCACGATTGTGGGAATGGAGAAGCAATGGAATGCAAGCCCCTTGGCCGTTCGATGAGGGGGAGTTCCTGAGCCTAGATCAACCGACCAATCCAGATAATCCTCCATCCACGCCAGATTGAACAGACTTAATTTGTCTGTCAAACAGATCGGCCGAGACATGATATTTTACTGAGAAATTTCCAGAATTTTCATTTCCCAAACGAACCTGTTCAACCTTCTAAAGCTCATCACATTTAACCATAGCGTCTGTCGATCTAGTATACTCGGTTCAAATAGTCTTGGAGACGCTACAGTAAAACTGGACACAGTCTGACCGTCCGCATACACACATCAACCTCAATCCACGGAAATCTAAAGAGCCCCTCCCAAGCCCACTCACAGGAAAACACATGCATCGAATCATTCGCGAATATCAGCCAGCAGACCTCGACGACGTTCTGGCGTCCTGGGAGAGTGCCACCCGTCTGGCCCATCCTTTTCTACAGGAGGACTTCCTGGAACAGGAACGCCATAACATACCCAACCTTTATTTGCCCAATGCAGAAACCTGGGTCATTGAACAGGATCAACAGGTGATCGGCTTTATTGCCCTCCTGGGAAATGAAGTAGGTGCGATTTTTGTGAAACCGGAATTTCATGGCACCGGGGCCGGCAAGGCACTGATGGACAAAGCCCGAGAGCTGCGGGGCGATCTGCAGGTCGAAGTTTTCGAAGCCAATACCATCGGGCGTCAATTTTATGATCGCTATGGTTTTCAGCCACTGTCAGAATCAACGCATGAGCCGACGGGAAACCGATTACTCAGACTTCAATTCAATACGGCTGTGACTTAAGATCAGATTCAACTTACCTTCAACCTGGAAGTGGATTCATGCCTGCTCACGAAAAAATCAACTACGTCGAATTCCCCGCCAGAGATCTGGCCGCAACGAAAGCATTCTTCGAGACCGTCTTCGGCTGGTCGTTCACCGATTACGGTCCGGACTACACCGCCTTCGCAAACGAAGGACTCGACGGCGGCTTCTTCAAGGCAGAACTCTGTTCCACAACAGAGAACGGCGGCGCGTTAATCGTGTTCTTCAGCGAGCAGTTGGAAGAAACACTCTCCAAAATAGAAGCAGCCGGCGGCCAGCTCACCAAACCCATCTTCTCTTTTCCTGGGGGAAGACGCTTTCAGTTCCTGGAACCCTCGGGTAATGAATTTGCGGTCTGGTCCGATCGATAAGCGGCTGTTTCCAGTTACTGCGTGAACTCACTTTCTCATCTCGAATGTGAATTTTTGAGTTCTGGCAGAAACAACTTGAAAATGAACACGCAGACAGTAGGATCAATGCTTCCAGACTGAACGCTTTGAAACTGAAAAGTGCTACCAGCCCAGTTCATCCCCAATTTCTTCATGCAACCAGAAACGACAGAATCATGAACGAAAACGCTCCCGCTTCCGCTCGACTTCTGGCTCTTGACCACTTCGTGGACGATAAATGGTACAAGGTCACTGCAGTGACCGACTCCGATATGATCATCGCCGCCACGAAAACAGGCAAACAGCAGGCCATTCTCTCTGCCCTGGATGCAGGCGAGGATCCAGCCACCGTTCTGAAAAATAATTCCCCCCTCGGTCAGGGCCCCAAGATCTTTGCGTTACGCGATATCGAAGCCCTGGAGTGGTACAGCGATGCCGCCACCCTGAAGGCGCATTACACCGTCAATGGAAAATCCAAAAAGGCAGAAGCCAAACTGAGCAGTATGCCGAACCGGGACGCGATTCGGGACGTGGTCCAGCAGATCATCGGCCCTTGTGAGCAGATGGATGCGCCGGCCAGCATCTGGTACATCGGCATGACACCACTGACCCTCAGCGGAATTTCACTTCTCGTGTTTGGTATTCCCGGATTCACGGGCTTATCCGATCCGGGTCAGGTGGATGTCGACAAAGTCTCGCGTCGTGGCCGCCTGCTGGCACGACTTTACAATATGATTGGACCGGTTGGTCTGCTTGCCATCGGCGGCGCCATCATCAGCGGTCTTTTGATCTGGTGGTACATCAGCTGCAAAACGCCCCCCGTCAGAACCATCGCCCGGCCTGTTCAACAGGGTGCTTAACTCACATCACCCGACAGATTCTATCAGTTGTCAACCTGTTTTGACGCTCTCTGCTCTGTAAAGCCTGAAATGACATCTTAATGACCGAAGAGTTTACCACTCCCGAAATCGTAAAAATGGACTACTATATTATTGGTCCCTGGTTCAAAATCGTTGTGATCACGGAAACCGAACTACTGGCAGCAACCACCAAAGCCACGAAGCACGCTGATATTCTTCAGTTGCTTGCTGATGAAGAAGATCCTGGAGAAACCCTCAGAGTCGAATGGCACTGCCGGTGTTTTTTTGCTTTGAGTATGCGCAACGGTTCCCATGTGACATCGTCACATGCTTGATTTTCTGATTTTTTTGCCAGTTCGCTGGAAATTGTGTTTGGCAAAACGTCTCCTGGCATTATGCTGCGTTCTGGCAGGGCCTTCCTTGGGTTGGTGTGGGCAAAACATTTGACCAAGGAAGGTCCTATGCCATTTATATCATCTTCCCGAGTGAATGCAGCATCATTTTCTCTTTTCAAACGTTCGATGATGCAGGAGAGCAGCCTGCCGCTAGCCGACGTCCTTGACGATCAACGCTGGCAGCAGGTGTTTGACGAACACGAAATCGACTTTGGCAATGACCCCGATGTCATTTACACACCGGCAATCACTCTCTGGGCGTTAATCTCTCAGGTGTTCTTTTCCGGCGAGCAACGCAGCTGTAAGGCAGCCGTCATTCGTGTTGCCAGCTTATGGGCGGCACTGGGGCGACGGGTCTGCAGTACGAATACCGGTGCTTACTGTCGCGCGCGACTCAAACTATCCTTTACCGTCATCCGCGATCTCGTCCAGCAACTTGCCGCGGATGCCGAAGCGGCCTGTGACCAGAACTGTGTCCAGTCTCGAGAGCAGTCAACGGCGCGCCTCAGTCCTTCCAGCGTCGCCGATGTGAAATCACGGAGTACCGGCGGTCGCATTCTGCTCGTTGACGGCTTCACCATCACGGCCGCCGATACCCCTGAGAATCAGCGGGCCTATCCGCAGAACCCGGCTCAGAAACCGGGGCTCGGGTTCCCCGTTCTCCGCTGCGTTTCTCTGATCTCGATGACCACCGGACTGCTGGTCGATCTGGTGAGCGGGCCTTACAGCGGTAAAGGGAGTGGCGAAACGGCCCTGCTTTGGCAAATGCTCGATGCACTCCGGCCGGGTGATATTCTGGTGGCTGACTCGTATTACTGCACGTACTGGCTGGTGAGTGCGTGCCATGCGCGGGGCGTTCAGATCCTGATGAAGAACCATCACCTGCGTGACAATCATCCACAAACCGCACGTCGACTGAACAAGCGAGAGCGCCTGGTGACATGGTTACGTCCCCCCGTCCGTCCTGCCTGGATGACCCGTCAGGAATTCTGGCGACAACCGCTGACACTCACTCTGCGGCTGGTCGATGTGCAGATCAGTCAGCCGGGGTATCGCGCCAAAACATTTACGATTGCCACCACCATCACAGATCGGAAAGCATGCCCGGCGCGCTGGATCGCCGCCGTGTATCAGAGCCGCTGGCTGATCGAACTGGACATTCGCAGTATCAAGTGCTCGCTGGGGATGGATATCCTGCGGGCGAAGTCTCCGGCCATGGTGCTCACCGAACTCTGGTCATGTCTGCTGGCGTACAATCTGATTCGATTGAAGATGCTGCAGAGTAGCCTGGCGACAGGCCGTGATCCCCGTTCACTCTCGTTTACTACCACGCAACAGATGCTGGCTGCGAATTGGTTGCTGGGCGCGGTTACAAAAACGACTGAGGAATTAGCCACACTCGGACAGCAGGTCCCCTGCAGCGAACGTGTAGGGCATCGCATCGGCCGAACAGAACCCAGAGCCAATAAACGCCGAACCAAAGTGCTGGCTTTGCTGAAGCAACCAAGATACCATTACCATCAACAAAGAAAAGCAACTGTATGAACGCAAACTCTTTCACAACAACAGGCAGTGCCATTCCCCTCAGAGTCTTTTCTCCTATGGAGCATCCGCTGAAGCGAGCTCCACTCGCTGATATTCAGGCACTGGAGTGGTACGAAAGTACTTCCAGAAGTAAGTGGCAGGATGGTCCAATGGAACTCAAACTGTATTACTTCGACCAGCAGAAAGAGAAATCAAAACGGTTCAAAGTCAGATTCAGCAGCCCGGAAGTCCGTGATGAAATGATCCTGCATATCCAGCGACTCTTTTTGAAATGGGAGCAGAGAGAGGCCCCCTTTACCTTCTGGCGGTGTGGCGTCCCCCCGCTGCTGTTCGTCTTGCTCACTTTCGTGATTTTCACTTTGCGGGCCATTTTTCACTTTTTCAAGTTTGGAGTGAAGATTGCGGATTTACCCGGCGGCATAGGAGAAAAAACACTGGCAGTCCTGCAGATCGCCTACAGTCGTGACTTTCCCCTCATGATCAGCGCCGTCGTTTTTGCGCTCGGCTGGTGGATCGTTACCTGGTGGCGTCCCCCCGTCAGAACCATTGCCCGACCTGTCCGGGATATCACGTAGGCCACATAATCCTTATATCCCGAGATTCGTTTCCGGATAATTCCTTTTGAAAATTGCCTCTCCCTTAGTAAGATGTGATTTCATAAGCTACTGTTCAGTAGCAAGTACGCGCGACTTGCTGGAAGTCGTCGCGGAATAGGGATCTCTCACAACTCAATCACTTCCCTGAACTCACCAGAGTGAAACGAAAGGCTTTGTCATGAACTGGTATCTGGCTGTCCTCAAAAAGTATGCAGATTTCGAAGGCCGGGCACGAAGAAAAGAATACTGGATGTTTTTCCTGTTCAATATCATCATCTCATTTGTCATCGGGATCCTCGGGGCAATTATAGGTGAAACAGGTGGACTCATTACGGTCTCGCTTTCCGGTTTGTACTCGCTGTTTATTTTCATCCCCAGCATCGCAGTCACAGTTCGTCGCCTGCATGATACCAATCGCACAGGCTGGTGGATCCTGATCGGTCTGATCCCCTTCTTCGGGGCAATCATCCTGTTTATCTTCATGATTCTGGACAGCGATCCCAACGCAAACGCATATGGAGAAAACCCCAAGCTGGCACCAGAACCGCAATAAACGATTACCGGTTTTAAACTGATTGAACCAGAAAGAGCGCGGGGGTAAGCAACCGCTGAATCTCGCGCTCCGCTTTGACAATTCTACACTCGATTTCGCTACTGTGGACTGAAACGGTCTTGATATGAACTGGTATCTGAAAGCACTGAAAAATTTTGCCACGCTCGATGGCCGCGCCCGTCGGCTGGAATACTGGATGTTTACCCTGTTCGACGTGATCTTCACGATCCTGTCTTTTGTTGTCGGTGCTGTCATCGGCAGGTTCCTGAATCTCGCAGATGGCCTGGAAGGTCTGGGGCTCGGCATGGGACTGTGTCTGCTTTACCTGCTGGTGGTGCTCATGCCCAAACTGTCGGTCACCGTCCGCCGCCTCCACGATACCGACCGCAGCGCACTCTGGCTGCTGGTCTTTCTGATCCCCGGCATCGGCCCGCTGGTCATGTTTATCATGATGCTTCTGGAAGGGACCGCCGGCCCCAACCAGTACGGCCCCGACCCGAAAGCAACCGCCGAACCGGCCCTCTGAGACAGACTGTCGTCCCACCCTTTTCCGGCTGGAAAATTCCCTTTCGCGATTCATGAAAAATTTAATGAATCAGGACTGTGCAAACGGTCGAATCAACGGTATATATCCTCCTGCATATTCAACTTTCAACAACATGAGGTGCCATGTGAATTAAACACCGTGTGGACGAGGGGCTCCGACAAGCCACAACCTGCGACCACACTCCTTCCTTTTGTGTATTAGAGATCCCAAATGATACACCCTAAAACTGAGTTGAAATTTATCAGCAACGAAATCGGCTACGGCGTTGTCGCCACCGAATTCATCCCCGCCGGCTCCATCACCTGGGTCCTGGATAAACTGGACCGCGAGTTCAGTTCAATCGAATTTCAGTCGATGGAAGACATTTACCAGAACATTCTGGATACCTACTCCTTTCGCAATAATCAGGGAAACCTGGTGCTCTGCTGGGATAACGGCCGCTACGTCAACCACAGCTTCAATTCCAACTGCCTGACCACAGCCTACGACTTCGAAATCGCTATCCGGGACATTCATCCCGGCGAACAGCTGACCGACGACTACGGCTACCTGAATATCCCCACCCCCTTTC
The sequence above is a segment of the Gimesia algae genome. Coding sequences within it:
- a CDS encoding DUF805 domain-containing protein, translating into MNWYLKALKNFATLDGRARRLEYWMFTLFDVIFTILSFVVGAVIGRFLNLADGLEGLGLGMGLCLLYLLVVLMPKLSVTVRRLHDTDRSALWLLVFLIPGIGPLVMFIMMLLEGTAGPNQYGPDPKATAEPAL
- a CDS encoding IS4 family transposase: MPFISSSRVNAASFSLFKRSMMQESSLPLADVLDDQRWQQVFDEHEIDFGNDPDVIYTPAITLWALISQVFFSGEQRSCKAAVIRVASLWAALGRRVCSTNTGAYCRARLKLSFTVIRDLVQQLAADAEAACDQNCVQSREQSTARLSPSSVADVKSRSTGGRILLVDGFTITAADTPENQRAYPQNPAQKPGLGFPVLRCVSLISMTTGLLVDLVSGPYSGKGSGETALLWQMLDALRPGDILVADSYYCTYWLVSACHARGVQILMKNHHLRDNHPQTARRLNKRERLVTWLRPPVRPAWMTRQEFWRQPLTLTLRLVDVQISQPGYRAKTFTIATTITDRKACPARWIAAVYQSRWLIELDIRSIKCSLGMDILRAKSPAMVLTELWSCLLAYNLIRLKMLQSSLATGRDPRSLSFTTTQQMLAANWLLGAVTKTTEELATLGQQVPCSERVGHRIGRTEPRANKRRTKVLALLKQPRYHYHQQRKATV
- a CDS encoding SET domain-containing protein, with protein sequence MIHPKTELKFISNEIGYGVVATEFIPAGSITWVLDKLDREFSSIEFQSMEDIYQNILDTYSFRNNQGNLVLCWDNGRYVNHSFNSNCLTTAYDFEIAIRDIHPGEQLTDDYGYLNIPTPFRGIDEGTRRKIVYPNDLIKYYKVWDKKLLKVFNRIPHLDQPLQELLTEEMWNEIVAVSKGHQEMKSILNNYYNDENRVDERKPKKEKNTAV
- a CDS encoding DUF805 domain-containing protein; amino-acid sequence: MNWYLAVLKKYADFEGRARRKEYWMFFLFNIIISFVIGILGAIIGETGGLITVSLSGLYSLFIFIPSIAVTVRRLHDTNRTGWWILIGLIPFFGAIILFIFMILDSDPNANAYGENPKLAPEPQ
- a CDS encoding GNAT family N-acetyltransferase; the protein is MHRIIREYQPADLDDVLASWESATRLAHPFLQEDFLEQERHNIPNLYLPNAETWVIEQDQQVIGFIALLGNEVGAIFVKPEFHGTGAGKALMDKARELRGDLQVEVFEANTIGRQFYDRYGFQPLSESTHEPTGNRLLRLQFNTAVT
- a CDS encoding VOC family protein — encoded protein: MPAHEKINYVEFPARDLAATKAFFETVFGWSFTDYGPDYTAFANEGLDGGFFKAELCSTTENGGALIVFFSEQLEETLSKIEAAGGQLTKPIFSFPGGRRFQFLEPSGNEFAVWSDR